One genomic segment of Amycolatopsis sp. Hca4 includes these proteins:
- a CDS encoding ALF repeat-containing protein — translation MRANAVIVAAALAAGAFATPAAADVLPDRAQAVSFLETGGSGVARAAEAALLGSPADLQAFLATGRRQAQNDDERVLVTQAMTNGGPVTKRTAQQALSGTQDDVREYLAHGLPQARIADDRIAVGQAMSTGGPTVNARAQKALDGTPADVRAFLETGLQRAKDVDDRITVNQAMADGGPEVKAAAQAALDGTPEDVRYFLSLWWQVATNYDGEATAVRQRLDEAKAAKAAHRTLEVKVAAGTARRIAADARKANADRLAAQQAENQRNGQAAASAEAAAQQQAREAAARAAQAKTDNDKLLADAADPALTVPNGRKAAVYLLRNGGAAVKNAARAALSGSDDDVVTFVRSGLAVAQESDDRAAVSAIAADPNARPGLRQAARDALAGPYAGVAALLRTGDYPGRDTDDRIEVNQLLAVGGPSTKSAAQKALDGTVADIREFLAHGRYVAHLIDLDVYATRTLGEGPEVVAVAQGVLDGPDSGLQHYLDVELPEARARDAFTAAHVTKVNAMVAEATALVS, via the coding sequence TTGCGGGCAAACGCAGTAATCGTTGCCGCCGCACTCGCGGCCGGGGCGTTCGCGACGCCGGCGGCCGCGGACGTGCTGCCCGATCGGGCGCAGGCCGTCTCATTCCTGGAGACCGGCGGTTCGGGTGTGGCGCGGGCCGCCGAAGCGGCGTTGCTCGGCTCGCCCGCCGACCTGCAGGCCTTCCTGGCCACCGGCCGCCGTCAGGCGCAGAACGACGACGAGCGGGTCCTCGTCACCCAGGCCATGACCAACGGCGGCCCGGTCACCAAGCGCACCGCCCAGCAGGCGCTCAGCGGCACCCAGGACGACGTCCGCGAGTACCTGGCGCACGGCCTGCCGCAGGCCCGGATCGCGGACGACCGGATCGCCGTCGGCCAGGCCATGAGCACCGGCGGGCCGACCGTCAACGCCCGGGCCCAGAAGGCGCTCGACGGCACCCCCGCCGACGTGCGGGCCTTCCTGGAGACCGGCCTGCAGCGGGCGAAGGACGTCGACGACCGGATCACGGTCAACCAGGCCATGGCCGACGGCGGCCCGGAGGTCAAGGCCGCCGCGCAGGCAGCGCTCGACGGCACGCCGGAGGACGTCCGGTACTTCTTGTCGCTGTGGTGGCAGGTCGCCACGAACTACGACGGCGAAGCCACCGCGGTCCGGCAGCGGCTCGACGAGGCCAAGGCGGCCAAGGCCGCCCACCGCACCCTGGAGGTGAAGGTCGCCGCGGGAACGGCCCGCCGGATCGCCGCCGACGCGCGGAAGGCGAACGCCGACCGGCTCGCCGCCCAGCAGGCCGAGAACCAGCGGAACGGCCAGGCCGCCGCGAGCGCCGAGGCGGCCGCGCAGCAGCAGGCGCGGGAGGCCGCGGCGCGCGCCGCGCAGGCCAAGACCGACAACGACAAGCTGCTGGCCGACGCGGCCGACCCGGCGCTGACCGTGCCGAACGGCCGCAAGGCGGCGGTCTACCTGCTGCGCAACGGCGGCGCCGCCGTCAAGAACGCCGCCCGTGCGGCGCTGAGCGGCTCGGACGACGACGTCGTCACGTTCGTGCGCAGCGGCCTCGCCGTCGCGCAGGAGTCCGACGACCGCGCCGCCGTCTCGGCGATCGCGGCGGACCCGAACGCCCGCCCTGGCCTGCGCCAGGCGGCTCGTGACGCGCTCGCCGGCCCGTACGCCGGTGTCGCCGCGCTGCTGCGCACAGGTGACTACCCGGGCCGGGACACCGACGACCGCATCGAGGTCAACCAGCTCCTGGCGGTGGGCGGCCCGTCGACGAAGTCGGCGGCGCAGAAGGCGCTGGACGGCACCGTCGCGGACATCCGCGAGTTCCTGGCCCACGGCCGGTACGTCGCGCACCTGATCGACCTGGACGTCTACGCCACCCGGACCCTGGGCGAGGGGCCGGAGGTCGTCGCGGTCGCGCAGGGCGTGCTCGACGGACCGGACTCGGGCCTGCAGCACTACCTGGACGTCGAGCTGCCCGAGGCGCGGGCGCGTGACGCGTTCACGGCGGCGCACGTCACCAAGGTGAACGCGATGGTCGCCGAAGCGACGGCGCTGGTCTCCTGA